Below is a genomic region from Gillisia sp. Hel_I_86.
TATAAATCAGTTGGGCAGTCTTTTCACTAGCTCCTGCACCTCCCAATTTTCTTTCTAACTCGAAATAAGCCTCAAATATTGTTTTCCGGTTTTCAGGATCCAATATTTTATTGAGCTCTTCTTTTAATTTCTTCGGATTGAAATCATTCTGAATCAATTCTGTAACCACATCTTTATCCATGATCAAATTAACCAGCGAAATATAATCCAAATCCACTACCCTTTTTGCGATCTGATAAGAAATCGTACCCCCCTTATAACAAACAACTTCTGGCACCTTGAACAAGGCTGTTTCTAAAGTTGCTGTTCCGGATGTTACTAGCGCAGCCGTGGAAAGACTTAACACATCGTAGGTTTTGTTTATTACCAAATGAACATTTTTCTTTTTGATAAAAGGTTTGTAAAACTCTGGATCCTGACTGGGAGCCCCAGCAATTATAAATTGATACTCCTTAAAATCATCGGTAATACTTAACATGGTTTCTAGCATCTTGGAAATTTCCTGTTTTCGGCTTCCAGGAAGCAAAGCGATAATGGGTCTTTTATCCAATTGATGCTCTTTTCTGAATTCATCTGGTACCACCAATTCTTTTTTAGCGATTGCATCCAAAAGGGGATGCCCTACAAAATGCACCGGGAACTGATGCTTTTCTTCATAAAATTTCTTTTCGAAAGGAAGGATCACATACATTTCATCTATATCCCGTTTTATTGCTGAAATCCTATTCTCCTTCCAAGCCCAGATCTGCGGAGAAATATAGTACTGTGTAGGGATATTTAATTCTTTGGCCCATTTAGCAATCCGCATATTAAAGCCCGGATAATCAATAAAAATGAGGGTGTCCGGCTTGTATTCCAGAATGTCGTTTTTACAAACTTTAATATTTTTTAAAATGGTCCTTAGGTTCGCGATCACTTCTAAAAAGCCCATAAATGCTAGCTCCCTATAGTGCTTTACAAGAGTACCGCCGGCTTCTTGCATAAGGTCTCCTCCCCAAAACCTGAATTCAGCTTCTGGGTCTACTTTTTTTAAAGCCAACATTAAATTGGAAGCATGTAGGTCTCCGGAAGCTTCACCTGCAATAAGGTAATATTTCATTCTAAGGGATTTTAAGGTTTGAAAGTTATCAAATAATATCTATGTACACCTTGCTTTTTAACAATATTCCGGTTGGAATATCACATCGAGCGGAGTCGAGAAGTCTTAAATTTGCGTCATTCTGAACTTGTTTCAGAATCTAACCTTCAAAGCAGTATTAAAATTATTAAGAGCCGTATTATAAATCATATTTCGACAAGCTCAATATGACAATTTTAGTTTGTCACATCGAGCGGAGTCGAGATGCTCCCTTTCATTAAGAGTTTAATTCCATGAGGCCACTCGAGTTGTTAAGTATGGCTTCCCCCAAGGTTCTTGATTCAAATTTGATAAATTTTTCGAGGACATCAAATAAATTTGGTAACTGCTATAACCACTGCCATAAGTACGGTTGCTAAAAGTACACCTCTTGCTTTATAGACTTGGTTCTTTTTTATAAACACAAAAAATGGCAAAAAATTCAGGATGGCACCAAGTGCAATAATCTTCCCTAAATAATCATTCTTAAGGGCATGCTGAAGGGTTGTTTCCAGATCCATATTTGAAAAAAGCAAAATATAAAAGAAAATCCCTGCTGCGTTAGCCAATAAACCAATTATAAAGCCAATAAATACGTGTTTTTTAATCATTCAATTCCCAGTCGTTAAGATCTTTAATATAGTGATGAGCGGTAAGGTCGAATTGAACGGGAACTACAGAAACATATCCATTTTCCAATGCCCACTCGTCTGTATCCTGTCCGCTATCTTCATTTACAAATTTACCGGTGAGCCAATAATAATCCCTGCCTTGCGGGCTTGTTCTTTTATCAAATTCCTCTACCCAATAGGCTTTTGCCTGCCTGCATATTTTAATTCCTTTAATTTTTTCTTCCTTCAGTTTAGGTAAATTCACATTTAAGACCACACCTTTAGGAAGCCCATTTTTAAGCACTTTCTTGGTGATCGCTTTTATGAATTTCTTTGTGGGTTCAAAGTCTGCACTTAAAGAATAATCCAACAATGAAAAGCCAATGGCAGGAATTCCCTCAATCCCGGCTTCTACTGCAGCACTCATTGTTCCGGAGTAGATAACATTAATAGAGGAGTTGGAGCCATGATTTATTCCGCTCACACATAGGTCTGGCTTACGGTGTAAAATTTCCTGTGTGGCAATTTTCACGCAATCGGCAGGAGTTCCAGAGCAACTATATTCTTTATGGGTATATTTTTTATTGATCTTTATCTCGTCACAGTAAAGCGTATCTGTAATAGTTATGGCATGCCCCATCGCACTTTGTGGCCTATCTGGCGCAACAACAATAACATCGCCAAGTTCTTTCATGACCTCGATCAATGTTCGAATTCCCGGAGCGGTGATTCCATCATCATTTGTCACTAAAATAAGCGGTTTTTCTTGGGACATAGCTAAAATATTTTAAGGCTGCTAAAATAATAATTCCCAAAGGAAAGCTTATCTTAGTGGTCTAACAAATTAATTGTGCAAATGATGAGTGTTGGCACAATTTTTAATACATATATATATTGATATTGAATGATGAAATATATTCACTTTATGAAAAGGAACTATAAATTTTTGGTGCTGGTTTTGCTTATGGCAGCCGCATCGTGCAGTTTTACTACAAAAACTTTCAACGACCCTAATAAAGATAAACTATTAATAGATCTTATTACTTACGTTTTGGAAAGAGGACATTATGATGCTAAATCCATCGACGATGGTTTTTCCAAAGAAGTATATAGGGACTATCTGGATGCAGTAGATCCTTTAAAACGTTTTTTTTACGAGAAAGACGTGAAGGAATTTGTTGTTTATCAAGATAAGATAGATGACCAGATAAGAGGAAAAGACCTTACTTTTTTCAATTTGACCCATGATAGGTTACTGGAAAGAATGAAAGAGGTGCGTGGGATTTATAAAGAAATATTGGCTCAACCCTTTGATTTTTCCGAAGAAGAAGATATCAATACCAATTATGAGGAGATAGAGTATGTGGCTTCCAGGGCAGAATTGAAAGAGCGTTGGAGAAAGCAGCTGAAGTTTAGCACGCTTGCTAATTATTACGAAAAGAAAGCGGAGCAGGAGCGACTAATTCTTAGTAAAAAAGACAGTAAAAGTTCCAAAGAAAATTATATAGATGCTGATGTGGATTCCGAAGATGAGGCTAAGGAAGCATTTGCTTCATCTAAGTCGGACATTTCTGAAAGTGATAAGGAATTCGTGATTAAGAGTGATGTTGAATTAGAGAAAGAAGCAAGGGAAGCTGTTCTTACTTCTATGGATGAGTATTTCGATTTTAGTGAAGAATTGGAGCGCAAAGATTATTTCGCAGTGTATATCAATGCAATAGTAGAGGAGTTCGATCCTCATACATTTTACTTTGCCCCACAGGATAAAGATAGGTTCGATATTGCAATGTCTGGAAAACTGGAAGGGATTGGAGCAAGGCTACAAAAGAAAAGCGACAATATTACCATCATGGAAGTGATTTCGGGTGGACCAGCTTGGTTAAGCGATAAATTAAGCGAAGGTGATATCATTTTAAAGGTAAAGCAAGAAAATGAAGCAGCCCCGGTAAGCATTGTTGGAATGCGTTTGGATGATGCCGTGAACCTAATAAAAGGGCCTAAAGATTCTAAGGTTACTTTGACGGTCAAGAAAAAGGTGATGGGCAATATTGAAGATATTACCATTACAAGAGATGTGGT
It encodes:
- the lpxB gene encoding lipid-A-disaccharide synthase, with amino-acid sequence MKYYLIAGEASGDLHASNLMLALKKVDPEAEFRFWGGDLMQEAGGTLVKHYRELAFMGFLEVIANLRTILKNIKVCKNDILEYKPDTLIFIDYPGFNMRIAKWAKELNIPTQYYISPQIWAWKENRISAIKRDIDEMYVILPFEKKFYEEKHQFPVHFVGHPLLDAIAKKELVVPDEFRKEHQLDKRPIIALLPGSRKQEISKMLETMLSITDDFKEYQFIIAGAPSQDPEFYKPFIKKKNVHLVINKTYDVLSLSTAALVTSGTATLETALFKVPEVVCYKGGTISYQIAKRVVDLDYISLVNLIMDKDVVTELIQNDFNPKKLKEELNKILDPENRKTIFEAYFELERKLGGAGASEKTAQLIYKSIKK
- the surE gene encoding 5'/3'-nucleotidase SurE, with translation MSQEKPLILVTNDDGITAPGIRTLIEVMKELGDVIVVAPDRPQSAMGHAITITDTLYCDEIKINKKYTHKEYSCSGTPADCVKIATQEILHRKPDLCVSGINHGSNSSINVIYSGTMSAAVEAGIEGIPAIGFSLLDYSLSADFEPTKKFIKAITKKVLKNGLPKGVVLNVNLPKLKEEKIKGIKICRQAKAYWVEEFDKRTSPQGRDYYWLTGKFVNEDSGQDTDEWALENGYVSVVPVQFDLTAHHYIKDLNDWELND
- a CDS encoding carboxy terminal-processing peptidase translates to MKRNYKFLVLVLLMAAASCSFTTKTFNDPNKDKLLIDLITYVLERGHYDAKSIDDGFSKEVYRDYLDAVDPLKRFFYEKDVKEFVVYQDKIDDQIRGKDLTFFNLTHDRLLERMKEVRGIYKEILAQPFDFSEEEDINTNYEEIEYVASRAELKERWRKQLKFSTLANYYEKKAEQERLILSKKDSKSSKENYIDADVDSEDEAKEAFASSKSDISESDKEFVIKSDVELEKEAREAVLTSMDEYFDFSEELERKDYFAVYINAIVEEFDPHTFYFAPQDKDRFDIAMSGKLEGIGARLQKKSDNITIMEVISGGPAWLSDKLSEGDIILKVKQENEAAPVSIVGMRLDDAVNLIKGPKDSKVTLTVKKKVMGNIEDITITRDVVELEETYAKSALVRKNGREFGLINLPKFYFDMENYADRNAASDVKKEIIRLKKEGMEGLVLDLRNNGGGSLKTVVDIAGLFIEKGPIVQVKSKGAGQEILEDQDPSILWDGPLVILVNELSASASEILAAAMQDYKRAIIIGSKQTYGKGTVQNVIDLNQTVRSNEYGDLGALKLTTQKFYRVNGGSTQLEGVKSDVVVPDRYSYIDIGEKDYENPLPWDQIKAAKYKIWDGYIDFEDAIKSSNARMSNNAQLNLIAENAKWVKNQRDEEIYPLNYTAYQNHRLLTEKDAKRFDAISSYTSNLTYESLPYEMELYVTDTILKEKRDRWHTSLTGDVYIEEAINVLEDIKINNIKRSKVATIKN